The following proteins are co-located in the Armatimonadota bacterium genome:
- a CDS encoding class I SAM-dependent methyltransferase, with amino-acid sequence MTFSFGSNWLDYLKSVSEDAVARARADIEHWVGSATVRDASILDVGSGSGIHSLAFLQLGARRVCSFDVDPRCVDATRQLWERAGRPAHWEVLQGSILDPAFTGTLGSFDLVYAWGVLHHTGALWEALARTCTLVRSGGLLWVAIYTKGPSYADDLALKRRYNAASPLGKRLLIYKKIGKVMLKRLRKFQNPLAWNQPKERGMDVYHDIVDWLGGLPYEVASPDEVVRFTRQRGFVLERIRVEGERANSIYILRAPDAVRTPGEKPQP; translated from the coding sequence GTGACCTTCTCCTTCGGCAGCAACTGGCTGGACTACCTGAAGAGCGTTTCCGAGGACGCAGTCGCGCGCGCCCGGGCCGACATCGAGCATTGGGTCGGCAGCGCCACGGTCCGGGACGCCTCAATCCTCGACGTGGGGTCCGGCTCCGGCATCCACTCGCTGGCGTTTCTCCAGCTGGGCGCCCGGCGCGTATGCTCGTTCGACGTCGATCCCCGCTGCGTGGATGCCACGCGACAGCTCTGGGAGCGGGCGGGTCGCCCGGCGCACTGGGAGGTGCTCCAGGGCTCGATCCTCGATCCGGCCTTCACCGGCACCCTCGGGAGCTTTGATCTGGTCTACGCCTGGGGGGTGCTGCACCACACCGGGGCTCTGTGGGAGGCCCTTGCCCGGACCTGCACCCTGGTCCGATCCGGCGGCCTGTTGTGGGTGGCGATCTACACGAAAGGCCCGAGCTACGCCGACGACCTGGCCTTGAAGCGACGGTACAATGCCGCGTCCCCTTTGGGCAAGCGCCTCCTGATCTACAAGAAGATCGGCAAGGTGATGCTCAAGCGGCTCCGGAAGTTCCAGAACCCGCTGGCATGGAACCAGCCCAAGGAGCGCGGCATGGATGTCTACCACGACATCGTCGACTGGCTGGGCGGGCTGCCCTACGAGGTGGCCAGCCCGGACGAGGTGGTGCGGTTCACCCGTCAGCGGGGATTCGTCCTGGAGCGTATCAGGGTGGAGGGGGAGCGGGCGAACAGCATCTATATACTCCGCGCACCGGACGCTGTGCGCACACCGGGGGAGAAACCGCAGCCGTGA
- a CDS encoding NAD-dependent epimerase/dehydratase family protein yields MRTARPVRLGIVGCGAVTQICHLPAARSVPDVEVVALADLNLARARFLAARFGVARYSTDYHAWLDEVDGVILALPHALHVPVASELLERGLPVLLEKPLAVTVREAEELVARAAATGTPLQPGYMFRHNRSARVVKHMLEAGWIGRVQTFVARWGGVYRWPVASGFFWDRQQAGGGVVVDAGSHLLDLLLWWFGDVLEVEYRDDSRGGVEADAWMRLVLQGPHGPVRGEVVISRLRHLRSHVRLDGEQFVVDWGSAGDRYAARIAPQTWNGDDPRFLSQADPGGSDTFVGMFAEQLRAFARTIRGAPPAVSARDVLPTVALIERCYRERAGSLLEPWDRPVSVTSPAGPVLVTGATGFIGGRLAEVLAAQGVPVRALVRTWSRAARLARLPVELVGGDMLDLASLRRAAAGCRTIYHCAVDFAAGGRAIRRSSALGARHVLQAALNAGVERVVLLSTVAVYGADPPPGSISEDTPVRHEGDDYADGKIDAEAAARDVYHRYGLPIVILRPPIVYGPFSSRTVSLAQAIRAGRLALIADTGGVCNTLYVDDLVAAMLLAAAAPGAPGQTFHVTDGAPVTWHAFIEAHARALEVPAPSLPRVTLQELEQAWAAQARGRRTSWRTLAGLVLRDSRLRETVRALPVVATLERLGRLVAPEAIREQAARLALAAPANGAAASPPPPSRSLARLMVGRTVYDITRARQVLGYTPAVDFHEGMARTAAWMRWAHL; encoded by the coding sequence GTGAGAACCGCCCGTCCGGTGCGCCTCGGCATTGTCGGCTGCGGCGCCGTGACGCAGATCTGCCACCTGCCGGCAGCCAGGAGCGTGCCCGACGTGGAGGTCGTGGCCCTGGCCGACCTGAACCTGGCCCGCGCGCGGTTCCTGGCCGCGCGGTTCGGTGTTGCGCGGTACAGCACCGACTACCACGCCTGGCTCGACGAGGTGGACGGGGTCATCCTGGCCCTTCCCCACGCCCTGCACGTGCCGGTGGCGAGCGAGCTCCTCGAGCGCGGCCTGCCCGTGCTCCTGGAGAAGCCCCTGGCCGTGACGGTGCGGGAGGCCGAGGAGCTGGTGGCCCGGGCGGCGGCCACGGGCACGCCGCTGCAACCCGGCTACATGTTCCGGCACAATCGGTCCGCCCGGGTCGTGAAGCACATGCTCGAGGCGGGCTGGATCGGCCGCGTGCAGACCTTCGTGGCGCGCTGGGGCGGCGTCTACCGTTGGCCGGTGGCCTCGGGCTTCTTCTGGGACCGCCAGCAGGCGGGCGGAGGGGTGGTGGTGGACGCGGGCTCGCACCTCCTGGATCTCCTCCTGTGGTGGTTCGGGGACGTGCTCGAGGTCGAGTACCGCGACGACAGCCGGGGCGGGGTGGAGGCGGACGCCTGGATGCGACTCGTCCTCCAGGGCCCGCACGGCCCGGTCCGCGGAGAGGTGGTGATCAGCCGGCTGCGCCACCTGCGCTCGCACGTGCGGCTGGACGGCGAGCAGTTCGTCGTGGACTGGGGATCGGCGGGCGACCGCTATGCCGCCCGCATCGCTCCGCAGACCTGGAACGGCGACGATCCGCGTTTCCTCTCCCAGGCCGACCCCGGCGGGAGCGACACCTTTGTGGGCATGTTCGCCGAACAGCTCCGGGCGTTCGCCCGGACGATCCGGGGAGCCCCTCCGGCTGTCTCCGCCCGGGACGTCCTGCCGACCGTCGCCTTGATCGAGCGCTGCTACCGCGAACGGGCGGGGAGCCTGTTGGAGCCCTGGGACCGTCCGGTCTCCGTCACGAGCCCCGCAGGTCCGGTGCTCGTCACGGGGGCCACAGGGTTCATCGGCGGACGGCTGGCGGAGGTCCTGGCGGCGCAGGGGGTGCCGGTGCGTGCGCTCGTGCGCACCTGGAGTCGCGCCGCGCGGCTGGCCCGGCTGCCGGTGGAGCTCGTGGGCGGCGACATGCTCGACCTGGCCAGCCTCCGCCGCGCCGCCGCGGGGTGCCGCACGATCTACCACTGCGCCGTGGACTTCGCGGCGGGCGGTCGGGCGATCCGGCGCTCCTCGGCCCTGGGCGCGCGGCACGTCCTGCAGGCTGCGCTGAACGCCGGGGTCGAGCGTGTGGTGCTCCTCAGCACGGTGGCGGTCTACGGAGCCGATCCTCCGCCGGGTTCGATCTCAGAGGACACGCCCGTACGACACGAAGGGGACGACTATGCCGACGGGAAGATCGACGCGGAGGCCGCCGCGCGTGACGTCTACCACCGCTACGGACTGCCGATCGTCATTCTGCGGCCGCCGATCGTCTACGGCCCCTTCAGCAGCCGGACCGTCTCCCTCGCCCAGGCGATCCGCGCCGGGCGCCTGGCGCTCATCGCCGACACCGGGGGCGTCTGCAACACCCTGTACGTCGACGACCTGGTGGCGGCGATGTTGCTGGCCGCCGCCGCGCCGGGGGCCCCCGGGCAGACCTTCCACGTGACCGACGGGGCCCCCGTGACCTGGCACGCCTTCATCGAAGCGCACGCACGGGCGCTGGAGGTGCCCGCCCCCTCACTGCCGCGCGTCACCCTTCAGGAGCTCGAGCAGGCCTGGGCGGCCCAGGCCCGCGGACGGCGGACATCGTGGCGCACCCTGGCCGGCCTCGTCCTGCGGGACAGCCGGCTGCGCGAGACGGTGCGCGCCTTGCCGGTGGTGGCGACGCTGGAACGGTTGGGCCGCCTCGTCGCGCCGGAGGCGATCCGCGAGCAGGCGGCCCGCCTCGCCCTGGCTGCGCCAGCCAACGGGGCGGCCGCCTCCCCGCCGCCGCCCTCCCGCAGCCTCGCCCGGCTGATGGTGGGGCGCACGGTCTACGACATCACCCGGGCCCGGCAGGTGCTCGGCTACACTCCCGCGGTGGACTTCCATGAGGGCATGGCGCGCACCGCGGCCTGGATGCGGTGGGCGCACCTGTGA
- a CDS encoding NAD-dependent epimerase/dehydratase family protein has product MRATVVGPPVRLGIVGCGAVTQVCHLPAARRVPEVRVVALADTNPARAALLARRFDVPRWSTDYRTWVDDVDGVIVAVPHALHLPLAEELLRRGRPVLMEKPLATSTAELEAMAAIVRETGTPLVGGYMYRHNRAAHLVRRILTEHWLGRLERFTLEFGVASGWPAASGFYWDRQQAGGGVLIDSGSHMLDLLLWWLGDVEAVTYRDDSRGGVEAECHLDLTLRVAQGPVSGTVVLSRLRDLPGVATIVGEDFALECTVSPPYEVRVSPRWAAGQPVFIADDAGRETFSGMFVQQLRAFAATVRGAPSPVPVESVRPTVALIERCYRERAGRLPEPWSVPLSMPTRPAGACITGATGFIGGRLAEVLVQEGAKVTALVRRWSQAARLARLPVRMVGGDVLDVASLRQAMAGCRVVYHCAFSFAGGKRGMRRLAVQGTLAVLQAALEAEVERVVLLSTVAVHGVTLPAGVITEEMARGPTGDPYGDAKLAGEQAALAFHRRTGLPVTILRPAIVYGPYGGAWTVEIVRLAREGRLALVNGGEGVCNPLYVDNLVQAMLLAATHPGAVGQVFHVTDGSPITWRRFLEAHVRGLGDHLLPLPEIRLEELEAAWAEVRRRRPSLRHLAGLVLREPALRSAVRGLAPVAALERIGRFAFDRVLPLRWQQELRERAVRLMLEASLNGAGPAPGAPPLPLGIARALANQGVFSIDRAVEMLGYAPGVSTEEAMDRTEAWVRWAYRA; this is encoded by the coding sequence GTGAGGGCGACCGTGGTGGGGCCACCGGTGCGCCTCGGTATCGTCGGCTGCGGGGCGGTGACGCAGGTCTGCCACCTCCCCGCGGCGCGTCGCGTGCCGGAGGTCCGGGTGGTCGCCCTGGCGGACACCAACCCGGCGCGAGCCGCCCTGCTGGCGCGGCGCTTCGACGTCCCTCGCTGGAGCACGGACTACCGGACCTGGGTGGACGACGTGGACGGCGTGATCGTCGCCGTGCCGCACGCCCTGCACCTGCCGCTGGCGGAGGAGCTGCTGCGCCGGGGCCGGCCGGTGCTGATGGAGAAGCCGCTGGCGACCTCGACGGCGGAGCTCGAGGCCATGGCGGCGATCGTTCGTGAGACCGGCACGCCGCTCGTGGGCGGCTACATGTACCGGCACAACCGGGCGGCGCACCTGGTCCGGCGCATCCTCACAGAGCACTGGCTCGGACGGCTGGAGCGCTTCACCCTGGAGTTCGGTGTGGCCTCGGGCTGGCCGGCCGCCTCCGGGTTCTACTGGGACCGCCAGCAGGCCGGTGGCGGGGTGCTCATCGACAGCGGGTCGCACATGCTCGACCTGCTCCTGTGGTGGCTGGGAGATGTCGAGGCCGTGACGTACCGGGACGACAGCCGGGGTGGTGTGGAGGCCGAGTGCCACCTCGACCTGACGCTGCGTGTCGCTCAGGGCCCCGTATCGGGCACGGTGGTGCTCAGCCGGCTGCGCGACCTGCCGGGCGTGGCCACCATTGTCGGCGAGGACTTCGCGCTGGAGTGCACCGTCTCGCCGCCCTACGAAGTACGCGTCAGCCCACGCTGGGCGGCTGGCCAGCCGGTCTTCATCGCCGACGATGCCGGCCGGGAGACCTTCAGCGGCATGTTCGTCCAGCAGCTGCGCGCGTTCGCGGCGACCGTGCGCGGTGCCCCCTCGCCTGTGCCCGTGGAGAGCGTGCGCCCCACTGTCGCTCTGATCGAACGGTGCTACCGCGAGCGCGCCGGCCGCCTCCCCGAACCCTGGTCGGTGCCGTTGTCCATGCCCACGCGGCCTGCGGGGGCCTGCATCACGGGGGCTACAGGGTTCATCGGCGGACGGCTGGCTGAAGTGCTGGTCCAGGAGGGAGCGAAGGTGACCGCCCTGGTCCGCCGGTGGTCGCAGGCAGCACGTCTGGCGCGCCTTCCCGTCCGGATGGTCGGAGGCGACGTCCTCGACGTGGCGAGCCTGCGCCAGGCCATGGCCGGCTGTCGCGTGGTGTACCACTGCGCCTTCAGCTTCGCCGGGGGCAAGCGCGGCATGCGGCGGCTGGCGGTTCAGGGCACCCTGGCTGTCCTCCAGGCCGCCCTGGAGGCGGAGGTGGAGCGCGTCGTCCTGCTGAGCACGGTGGCGGTGCACGGGGTCACGCTCCCGGCCGGGGTGATCACCGAGGAGATGGCCCGCGGGCCGACAGGGGATCCCTACGGCGACGCCAAGCTCGCCGGCGAGCAGGCCGCGCTGGCCTTCCACCGCCGCACGGGGCTGCCGGTGACCATCCTCCGTCCGGCGATCGTCTACGGCCCCTACGGGGGAGCCTGGACGGTGGAGATCGTGCGGCTGGCACGGGAAGGGCGGCTGGCGCTGGTGAACGGCGGGGAGGGGGTCTGCAACCCCCTGTACGTGGACAACCTGGTTCAGGCCATGCTGCTGGCGGCCACGCACCCGGGCGCGGTCGGGCAGGTCTTCCACGTCACGGACGGCAGTCCGATCACCTGGCGGCGCTTCCTCGAGGCGCATGTGCGGGGCCTGGGGGACCATCTCCTGCCGCTGCCCGAGATCCGTCTGGAGGAGCTGGAGGCGGCCTGGGCGGAGGTCCGGCGCCGCCGGCCTTCCCTGCGCCACCTCGCGGGGCTCGTCCTGCGCGAGCCCGCGCTGCGCAGCGCAGTGCGTGGCCTGGCGCCCGTGGCTGCCCTGGAGCGGATCGGCCGGTTCGCCTTCGACCGGGTGCTGCCCCTGCGCTGGCAGCAGGAGCTGCGGGAACGGGCGGTCCGCCTCATGCTGGAGGCGTCCCTCAACGGTGCGGGTCCGGCCCCGGGGGCGCCACCGCTGCCCCTGGGCATCGCGCGGGCGTTGGCCAACCAGGGCGTCTTCAGCATCGACCGCGCCGTGGAGATGCTCGGCTATGCTCCCGGGGTGAGTACGGAGGAGGCGATGGACCGCACGGAGGCCTGGGTCCGGTGGGCCTACCGGGCGTAG
- a CDS encoding FkbM family methyltransferase has translation MRLMRAVGAARAKLIHYAALRELTPDHMRLALRKLIKRYYLMRFWLRTRSGLSVYMSEDPLDDLVLESMLQAKAHIYFPPLPWATAGGLVVDLGAWHGFYTLEALRRYPGARVVAVEPDSWNCALLRRNLAANGLVDRAEVIEAAVGSSEGSDSSSSEGPPWSIEWFSLRMSKGGDGLGSLARRVLSGTLSPWW, from the coding sequence ATGCGGTTGATGAGAGCTGTTGGGGCTGCAAGGGCGAAGCTGATCCACTACGCGGCTCTGCGCGAGCTGACACCGGATCACATGAGGCTCGCGCTCAGGAAGCTCATCAAGCGCTATTACCTCATGCGCTTCTGGTTGCGGACACGCTCGGGACTGTCGGTCTACATGAGTGAGGACCCACTGGACGATCTCGTCCTGGAGTCGATGCTGCAGGCAAAGGCTCACATCTACTTCCCCCCGTTGCCCTGGGCGACCGCCGGTGGCCTGGTCGTCGATCTTGGGGCGTGGCACGGTTTCTACACCCTGGAAGCCTTGCGCCGGTACCCCGGGGCGAGAGTCGTCGCGGTGGAGCCGGACAGCTGGAACTGCGCCCTCCTGCGCAGGAACCTCGCCGCGAACGGCTTGGTGGACCGGGCGGAGGTCATCGAGGCCGCCGTCGGGTCCAGCGAGGGTTCGGACAGCTCGTCCAGCGAAGGACCTCCCTGGAGTATCGAGTGGTTCAGCCTCAGGATGAGCAAGGGGGGAGATGGATTAGGATCGTTGGCCCGGAGAGTGTTGTCCGGGACGCTCAGCCCCTGGTGGTGA
- the asnB gene encoding asparagine synthase (glutamine-hydrolyzing) gives MCGIAGLYARRGAVDPQVVRTMTAVQTHRGPLEEGYLLTPRVGLGMRRLSIIDVAGGQQPVYNEDGSIAVVFNGEIFNYRELRAELLERGHRLTTVSDTEVIVHLYEERGIDCLHAFNGMFAFALWDGRRERLFLARDRLGVKPLYYWDDARGLAFASELKALLLCDFVERRPDPYALLDYLALMYVRAPRTPFQDVHKLAPGHYLVADRMGTRVDAYWRLADYYTPARVSVPEAVEHVRELLRDAVRLRLRSDVPVGAFLSGGIDSSAIVALAAQESATPLRTFTVDFGPDSFDEVRYARLVADRYATAHNEMRATVNDALQELPRLVWHMDEPHGDSAVVSTYLVSRFAASQLRVVLSGSGGDEVFGGYRRYFDGGAVDHLYRRLPQGLQVAGARWARRVNAELGGRLAWNAMPVEQRYLRTLSLFHAQERRRLLGEAVHDTLDLREVFAAVPHADPVNRLMYVDAVTYLPDDILHVTDRMSMAVSLEARTPFLDYRLVEFVAGLPGRWKVNPWRRTWKILLKRAVGPWLPPAILARPKWGFGAPLRAWMSHGLLDVMAQVYRKSAAVDAGLVQVEGVQTLLQAARTGPMAVHVAQQLWSLLVLELWSRLFLCGPAAQAPAFTLRDLAA, from the coding sequence ATGTGCGGCATCGCGGGCCTCTACGCCAGGCGAGGGGCGGTCGACCCCCAGGTGGTGCGGACCATGACGGCGGTACAGACGCACCGCGGGCCGCTGGAGGAGGGGTACCTCCTCACGCCCCGTGTCGGCCTGGGCATGCGCCGCCTCTCCATCATCGACGTGGCCGGCGGCCAGCAGCCCGTCTACAACGAGGACGGCTCGATCGCCGTCGTCTTCAACGGGGAGATCTTCAACTACCGGGAGCTGCGCGCCGAGCTCCTCGAGCGCGGCCACCGCCTCACCACGGTCTCCGACACGGAGGTCATCGTCCACCTGTACGAGGAGCGGGGGATCGACTGCCTGCACGCCTTCAACGGGATGTTCGCCTTCGCCCTGTGGGACGGCCGGCGCGAGCGCCTGTTCCTGGCACGCGACCGCCTGGGCGTCAAGCCCCTCTACTACTGGGACGACGCCCGGGGCCTGGCCTTCGCATCCGAGCTGAAGGCGCTCCTGCTCTGTGACTTCGTGGAGCGCCGTCCGGACCCCTATGCCCTCCTCGACTACCTGGCGCTGATGTACGTTCGCGCGCCACGCACGCCGTTCCAGGACGTACACAAGCTCGCCCCCGGCCACTACCTGGTGGCGGACCGCATGGGGACCCGGGTGGACGCGTACTGGCGCCTGGCCGACTACTACACGCCCGCACGAGTTTCAGTACCGGAGGCCGTCGAGCACGTCCGGGAGCTGCTGCGTGACGCTGTGCGCCTCCGGCTGCGCAGCGACGTCCCGGTGGGCGCCTTCCTGAGCGGCGGGATCGACTCCAGCGCGATCGTAGCCCTGGCGGCACAGGAATCGGCCACTCCCCTGCGGACCTTCACCGTGGACTTCGGTCCGGACAGCTTCGACGAGGTCCGCTACGCCCGGCTGGTGGCCGACCGCTATGCCACCGCGCACAACGAGATGCGGGCGACCGTGAACGATGCCCTGCAGGAGCTGCCTCGGCTGGTCTGGCACATGGATGAGCCGCACGGCGACTCGGCCGTCGTCTCGACCTATCTGGTCTCGCGGTTCGCTGCCAGCCAGCTCCGCGTGGTCCTGTCCGGTTCCGGGGGCGACGAGGTCTTCGGCGGCTACCGGCGGTACTTCGACGGCGGCGCTGTGGACCACCTCTACCGACGGCTGCCGCAGGGGCTGCAGGTGGCCGGCGCGCGCTGGGCCAGGCGCGTCAACGCGGAGCTGGGCGGCCGCCTGGCCTGGAACGCCATGCCCGTAGAGCAGCGCTACCTGCGCACCCTCTCACTTTTCCACGCCCAGGAGCGCCGCCGGCTCCTCGGCGAGGCGGTGCACGACACCCTCGACCTGCGGGAAGTGTTCGCCGCCGTCCCGCACGCCGACCCGGTCAATCGCCTGATGTACGTGGACGCGGTGACCTACCTGCCGGACGACATTCTCCACGTGACCGACCGGATGAGCATGGCGGTCTCGCTGGAGGCGCGTACGCCCTTTCTCGACTACCGTCTGGTAGAATTTGTCGCCGGACTTCCTGGACGCTGGAAGGTGAACCCCTGGCGGCGGACCTGGAAGATTTTGCTGAAGCGAGCGGTGGGGCCCTGGCTGCCCCCGGCGATCCTGGCGCGCCCGAAGTGGGGGTTTGGCGCTCCGTTGCGCGCCTGGATGAGCCATGGGCTGCTGGACGTGATGGCCCAGGTCTACCGGAAGAGCGCCGCCGTGGACGCGGGGCTGGTGCAGGTCGAGGGCGTGCAGACCCTCCTGCAGGCGGCCCGCACCGGGCCGATGGCGGTGCACGTGGCCCAGCAGCTCTGGTCGCTGCTGGTGCTCGAGCTCTGGTCCCGGCTCTTCCTGTGCGGACCGGCCGCTCAGGCTCCCGCCTTTACGCTGCGCGACCTGGCGGCGTGA
- a CDS encoding carboxypeptidase-like regulatory domain-containing protein, which produces MRRAVALCHPRQRFRALTILLVGTLLALTSSATVPGEAASTPSGVLQGRIRDARTGVGIATTVVLVGPVRLAVQTSPSGFFSVAVRPGRYEIWVRARGFLSRLATTTVRAGQVTRTQITLPTPGKAPGPRPSPTPQPTPAPTPQPGPTATPRPQPTSRPPSGDMLPCGTTRVSGLRVQAGETLAFNPSCSTTLESTGNVIVEGRLVSQPNPGVVHVLRFVGIREDAFVGGGMDPVPTDVGLWVMPGGTLDFRGQAKTAWTRLTGAAQAGQTMIEVQDADDWQVGDELVITATVPWEAGEANDFWRQFDRRRISSLAGNRIVLDAPLSYPHPAVTVNGRTYTAEVLNLTRNVRIEGTPSGRTHVFIRSDRPQDIRYVEIAWTGPRRPNPNDSRLTDGILGRYGLHFHMMGSASRGTVVEGVVVRDSGGHAFVPHGSHGITLRWTISHNTMDTAYWWDPGGSPHHTHEAVWEHAVASFWQVSKRFPGDVRATREAGFSFGRGLRNVARNLVAVNGEWWGFVWPEGQSDDNSGEGVWTWETGLAHNNRRGGIFTWQNTRLVHVVTGFVGYHQERCIEHGAYANPYRYERFTCYGSGPVLLYAIGDQLTFREGIVDLAGRFPYALRAQDYVFPGAVLFERMTWRGYTHAAVQLDVGSPEREAVRWRLVDNTFGGNEAWLADSMNPGHVVEIRDGVHGALELRRRDQSGTYFEPRWNARVTRL; this is translated from the coding sequence ATGCGGCGCGCCGTCGCCCTCTGCCACCCCCGCCAGCGGTTCCGTGCCCTGACCATCCTCCTCGTCGGCACACTCCTCGCGCTCACCTCCAGCGCCACCGTTCCGGGAGAGGCGGCCTCCACACCCTCGGGGGTGCTGCAGGGCCGGATTCGCGACGCACGCACGGGCGTCGGCATCGCTACGACCGTCGTGCTCGTCGGCCCGGTCCGGCTGGCCGTGCAGACCTCGCCGTCGGGGTTCTTCAGCGTGGCCGTGCGTCCCGGGCGCTATGAGATCTGGGTGCGGGCCCGTGGTTTCCTCTCCCGGCTCGCCACCACGACCGTGCGCGCCGGGCAGGTCACGCGGACACAGATCACCCTGCCCACCCCGGGCAAAGCGCCGGGACCGCGTCCCAGCCCCACCCCGCAGCCCACCCCGGCCCCGACCCCCCAGCCAGGGCCCACCGCCACCCCGCGTCCACAGCCGACGTCTCGCCCACCGAGCGGGGACATGTTGCCGTGCGGCACGACCCGCGTCTCGGGGCTCCGGGTGCAGGCGGGCGAAACCCTGGCCTTCAATCCCTCCTGCTCGACGACGCTCGAGTCCACGGGCAATGTCATCGTCGAGGGCCGGCTCGTGAGCCAGCCGAACCCCGGAGTGGTTCACGTGCTGCGGTTCGTGGGAATCCGGGAGGACGCGTTCGTGGGCGGCGGCATGGACCCGGTACCCACCGATGTGGGGCTGTGGGTCATGCCCGGCGGCACCCTGGACTTCCGCGGGCAGGCCAAGACCGCGTGGACACGCCTCACCGGGGCGGCGCAGGCGGGACAGACGATGATTGAGGTCCAGGACGCCGACGACTGGCAGGTGGGGGATGAGCTCGTCATCACGGCGACGGTACCGTGGGAGGCGGGTGAGGCCAACGACTTCTGGCGGCAGTTCGACCGGCGGCGGATCTCCAGCCTGGCAGGCAACCGGATCGTGCTCGATGCACCGCTGAGCTACCCTCACCCGGCTGTCACGGTCAACGGGCGAACCTACACCGCCGAGGTCCTCAACCTCACGCGGAACGTGCGCATCGAGGGCACGCCGAGCGGGCGGACGCACGTGTTCATCCGCTCGGACCGGCCGCAGGACATCCGCTACGTGGAGATCGCCTGGACCGGGCCGCGTCGCCCCAACCCCAATGACTCGCGCCTCACGGATGGGATCCTCGGCCGGTACGGGCTGCACTTCCACATGATGGGCAGCGCTTCACGCGGAACGGTGGTCGAGGGCGTCGTGGTGCGGGATTCCGGCGGCCACGCCTTCGTGCCTCACGGGTCGCACGGGATCACGCTGCGGTGGACCATCTCGCACAACACGATGGACACGGCTTACTGGTGGGACCCGGGCGGCTCCCCGCACCACACCCATGAGGCGGTCTGGGAGCACGCGGTGGCCTCCTTCTGGCAGGTGTCCAAGCGGTTTCCCGGTGACGTCCGGGCCACGCGGGAGGCCGGGTTCTCCTTCGGCCGCGGGCTGCGCAACGTCGCCCGCAACCTGGTGGCCGTGAACGGCGAGTGGTGGGGATTCGTTTGGCCGGAAGGCCAGTCGGACGACAACTCCGGCGAGGGGGTCTGGACCTGGGAGACGGGTCTCGCCCACAACAACCGCCGGGGCGGGATCTTCACCTGGCAGAACACGCGCCTCGTCCACGTCGTCACGGGCTTCGTCGGCTACCACCAGGAGCGATGCATCGAGCACGGGGCATACGCCAACCCCTACCGCTACGAACGGTTCACCTGTTACGGCAGCGGCCCCGTCCTGCTCTACGCCATCGGAGACCAGCTCACGTTCCGCGAGGGGATCGTCGACCTGGCCGGACGTTTCCCGTACGCGCTGCGAGCCCAGGACTACGTCTTCCCCGGGGCTGTGCTCTTCGAGCGGATGACCTGGCGCGGATACACCCATGCGGCCGTTCAGCTCGACGTGGGGTCGCCGGAGCGGGAGGCCGTTCGCTGGCGGCTCGTAGACAACACCTTTGGCGGGAATGAGGCCTGGCTCGCGGACTCGATGAACCCGGGGCACGTCGTCGAGATCCGAGATGGCGTCCACGGAGCCCTCGAACTGCGGCGTCGGGACCAGTCCGGGACGTACTTCGAACCCCGCTGGAACGCCCGGGTCACGCGGCTCTGA